In Porites lutea chromosome 9, jaPorLute2.1, whole genome shotgun sequence, a single window of DNA contains:
- the LOC140949206 gene encoding uncharacterized protein, whose protein sequence is MSEALLVSLSLEKIATVSVSKSMSVLPPVSLLTNRSALVSLTPSAPIPATPLTSALPPTSNTLIPTISAEEARSTSLKTSGAVSPRAPYLSVYPTISSLVSESQSASLSASVSLQTSSSVSLLVTNSATKLVVKSASVSVSTASLSVSLLASLSRTRSETLSLSESTSMSESTSRPLSALPSPKLSNTTSVPVSLSVSSSKQQLRFSLSVVLPSAELSSTTLSVSPLASVSIFLSAPVSGAPSVPVSPTPSLSLSQSAFHLSEWSTTKRMSLLQSFVEPVSPLSSFVASLGSEFASQEETLLKSSAALASVSQTVSMLVPTLFSLLPVAFVSASALLSPTTTLFMPSTLLVSQTAPSASFSASSLEVSSVSLPASVSESPSESFSVVPSISVSHSTSITVTRSSSESLSPTKSLSEYSASVTMSRPSSLPALSLVSVSALQSLTVSPSSLLSQTKSMSASQSSVLQTTPLSLSASVSKQAMPSVSLSNTTSMSVSHSLSVSLSPTFLTVSWSALKQANVPSFLESKPKSMSVSTTASESILKSITVLPSVLLSQTPSAWVSKLSSIPLVPTASMLASPSAPLSRAHSGLSSMSPSKSMSEQLSGSVHMSLSPTLLLTTSLPGSLSVSKSVALPIVNSASVSVSKTASRFFPLSSSSSALLPITVSPPASTSVFLSAQSSAAQSVSVSSTPSFSVTQSSFHLTASSSVTLLTTQSISSAAPVSLAASFSVSLSRSTSIAASKLSFLSPTTSFSITTSESRLAAPSASITMYSWSPVSKQQLKSNPVSTTVPVPPSKAAYPTLSTSVLQSVLEPVSPSSLFIASKLKLPLSMASLDLTSMTPSISVSSILVPIPSSFASGSTPELFSATSSSITVPASTSEVPLVSLSLAKPVTLSASQSMSPAPSASVSLSPSVAVPVTPSATASPTAHITIPPTRLPYRRSASSSPNSSVSVPPISSVSAIASWSVSPTIPLRASLSQSALRLTARSASMIMYSLSPVSQQQLKSKPVSTSLTVPPSEAAYPTLSTSVLQSVFEPVSPSSLFIASKSKLPLSMASLELTSMTPSISLSSISVPILSSFVSASPQELFSATSSSIITVPASTSKFPSVSLSLAKPATLSASQSMSPATTASVSLSPSVAIPVTQSATASPTAYITIPPTRLPNRRSASSSPNSSISVPPISPVSAVASLSVFPTTPPLASLSQSASNAAPSAVSVTLPTSTQTISSYNLVEKSTLVSLSVRLSRTTLMSEALLVSLSLEKIATVSVSKSMSVLPPVSLLTNWSALVSLTPSAPIPATHLASALPLTSNTLIPTISAEEARSTSPNTSTAVSPGAPYISVSPTLPSLVSESQSASLSASVSLQKSSSVSLLVTNSATKLVVKSASVSASTASLSVSLLASLSRTRSETLSLSESTSMSESTPRPLSVLPSAKLSNTTSVPVSLSVSRSKQQLRFSLSVLLPSAELSATTLSVSPLASVSIFLPAPESAIPSVPVLRSSLVSLSPTKSLSEYSASVPMTSPSSLTVLSLASLSALQSLTVSPSSLLSQTKSMSASRSSVIQTTPLSLSASGSKQAMPSMSLSNTTSTSVSHSLSVSLSLTFLIVLSSALKPANLPSVSESKPESLSVSSSASDSSLKSILVLPSALLSKTPSVSVSKLSSIPLVSTASMLASPSAPLSRAHSGLSSMSSSKSMSEQLSGSVHVSLAATSLLKTYLPGSLVASKSVTLPIVNSASVSVSPTASRFFPLSSSMSTLLPVTVTPPTSSSIFLLAPSSAARSVSVLPTPSFSGTQSSFYLTASSSVTLLTTQSISSAAPVSLAASFSVSLSRSTSIAASKLSFLSPTTSISITISASRLAAPSASMTMYSSSPVSKQQLKSNPVSTSVTMPPSKAAYPTSSTSVLQSVFEPVSPSSLFIASKSTLPLSMASLELTSMTHSISVSSILVPIPSSFTSGSPPELFPATSSLITVPASTSEVSISAWASLASSTTVTISSLDSSAAISVSLTPSSVSESLSLSVPSPQPLKVSTFVLTSVPFSPSKSVPGSTSSHASAATDGLESSLYELITSSVQPSKSSSWEYVTPDMKSHGGRPSMNRITATKHTVVPKNSKTTTQIPTTTIPAKGDTKSLNGSNSLVPGVAVGSFVAGAVVTLLICLLVVFVKRAKKRKSQVSDLPLTVREQPSGESQVENQENFSNGRRPKDKGPLRDGITNICLPLTCV, encoded by the exons ATGTCAGAAGCTCTATTAGTATCGCTATCACTAGAGAAAATAGCAACCGTGTCAGTGTCAAAATCGATGTCCGTGTTACCACCGGTATCATTGTTGACTAACCGGTCAGCATTAGTGTCACTGACACCATCCGCTCCGATTCCTGCTACACCCTTAACGTCAGCTTTACCACCAACATCTAATACATTGATACCCACAATATCTGCTGAAGAGGCACGATCAACATCACTTAAAACGTCAGGGGCAGTTTCACCAAGAGCCCCTTATTTATCTGTGTATCCAACTATTTCATCACTTGTGTCAGAATCACAATCAGCATCTCTGTCGGCATCAGTGTCGCTACAGACATCCTCGTCAGTATCACTATTAGTAACGAATTCTGCAACAAAATTGGTAGTAAAATCAGCATCAGTGTCAGTGTCAACAGCATCCTTGTCAGTGTCACTATTAGCATCATTGTCACGAACACGTTCAGAAACATTGTCATTGTCAGAGTCAACATCAATGTCGGAGTCGACATCAAGACCACTGTCTGCATTACCATCGCCAAAATTATCTAACACGACATCCGTGCCAGTGTCGCTTTCAGTGTCAAGTTCAAAACAGCAACTGCGTTTTTCTTTGTCAGTGGTACTACCGAGTGCAGAATTATCATCGACGACTTTATCAGTATCACCACTGGCATCAGTGTCAATATTTCTTTCTGCCCCAGTATCAGGAGCACCATCGGTACCAGTTTCACCAACACCTTCCTTGTCTTTATCTCAATCAGCATTCCATTTATCAGAATGGTCGACAACAAAACGCATGTCTCTGCTACAGTCATTCGTAGAGCCAGTATCGCCATTATCGTCATTCGTAGCATCTTTAGGATCTGAGTTCGCATCACAGGAAGAAACATTGTTAAAATCATCAGCAGCATTGGCGTCGGTGTCTCAGACAGTCTCAATGTTAGTACCAACATTATTCTCCTTGTTACCAGTAGCATTTGTATCGGCATCGGCATTGCTGTCACCCACAACCACCCTATTCATGCCCTCAACCCTGTTGGTTTCACAAACGGCACCATCAGCTTCATTTTCAGCATCGTCACTGGAAGTGTCATCAGTATCACTACCAGCGTCGGTGTCAGAGTCACCATCGGAATCTTTTTCAGTAGTGCCTTCAATTTCCGTGTCACACTCAACATCAATAACAGTAACGCGATCATCATCAGAGTCATTATCACCAACAAAATCCTTGTCAGAATATTCGGCATCAGTGACAATGTCTCGACCATCATCTTTGCCAGCATTATCATTGGTATCGGTGTCTGCATTACAATCGCTGACAGTGTCACCGTCAAGTTTATTGTCACAGACAAAATCTATGTCAGCGTCGCAATCATCAGTATTACAAACAACACCCTTGTCACTCTCTGCATCAGTCTCGAAACAAGCAATGCCTTCAGTATCATTGTCAAACACAACATCCATGTCAGTTTCACATTCATTATCAGTGTCCTTGTCACCCACATTCCTAACAGTTTCATGGTCAGCCCTGAAGCAAGCAAATGTACCTTCATTTTTAGAATCAAAACCAAAATCCATGTCAGTGTCAACAACTGCATCAGAGTCCATATTAAAATCAATAACAGTTTTACCTTCGGTGCTACTGTCACAGACGCCATCTGCGTGGGTGTCAAAACTATCATCGATACCATTGGTACCAACGGCATCCATGTTAGCGTCACCATCAGCACCATTGTCACGAGCACATTCCGGACTGTCGTCAATGTCACCATCAAAATCTATGTCAGAGCAACTGTCAGGATCAGTGCATATGTCACTTTCGCCAACATTACTGCTGACAACATCTTTGCCGGGGTCGCTTTCAGTGTCAAAGTCAGTAGCACTACCTATCGTGAATTCAGCATCAGTTTCAGTATCAAAAACAGCATCAAGGTTTTTTCctctatcatcatcatcgtccgCGCTACTACCGATAACAGTGTCACCACCGGCATCCACTTCAGTGTTTCTTTCAGCACAATCTTCAGCAGCACaatcagtttcagtttcatCAACACCATCCTTCTCAGTTACACAATCATCATTCCATCTAACAGCCTCATCATCAGTAACATTATTAACGACTCAGTCAATATCATCAGCAGCACCAGTGTCGTTAGCAGCTTCGTTTTCAGTGTCACTATCAAGATCTACATCAATAGCTGCTTCAAAATTATCGTTTCTTTCACCTACAACATCTTTTTCAATAACGACATCAGAATCGAGGTTAGCTGCACCTTCAGCTTCAATAACAATGTACTCTTGGTCGCCAGtgtcaaaacaacaactgaaatCCAATCCAGTGTCGACAACAGTGCCAGTGCCTCCATCGAAAGCAGCTTATCCAACGTTATCCACCTCTGTGCTGCAATCAGTATTAGAGCCTGTATCGCCATCCTCGTTATTTATAGCATCAAAATTGAAGTTACCATTATCGATGGCATCATTAGATTTAACGTCAATGACGCCCTCCATTTCAGTGTCATCTATATTGGTACCAATTCCGTCATCATTTGCGTCGGGATCCACTCCGGAATTATTCTCAGCGACATCTTCATCAATAACTGTCCCAGCATCAACGTCAGAAGTTCCATTGGTATCTCTATCGCTAGCAAAACCAGTAACACTGTCAGCTTCACAATCGATGTCACCGGCACCATCAGCATCGGTTTCATTGTCACCATCAGTTGCCGTTCCTGTAACACCATCGGCAACAGCGTCACCGACAGCACATATTACAATACCACCGACACGTTTGCCATATAGACGATCAGCATCATCTTCACCTAATTCATCAGTTTCAGTGCCACCAATATCATCGGTGTCAGCAATTGCTTCATGGTCTGTATCTCCAACTATTCCATTACGTGCGTCGTTATCACAATCAGCATTGAGGTTAACTGCACGTTCAGCTTCAATGATAATGTACTCTTTGTCGCCAGTGTCACAACAACAACTGAAATCAAAGCCAGTGTCTACATCATTGACAGTGCCTCCATCGGAAGCAGCTTATCCAACATTATCCACTTCTGTGCTGCAATCAGTATTCGAGCCTGTATCACCATCCTCGTTATTTATAGCATCAAAATCGAAGTTACCATTATCGATGGCATCATTAGAATTAACGTCAATGACACCCTCCATTTCATTGTCATCTATATCGGTACCAATTCTGTCATCATTCGTGTCGGCATCTCCTCAGGAATTATTCTCAGCGACATCTTCCTCGATAATAACTGTCCCAGCATCAACGTCAAAATTTCCATCGGTATCTCTATCACTTGCAAAACCAGCAACCCTGTCAGCTTCACAATCAATGTCACCAGCAACAACAGCATCGGTTTCATTGTCACCATCAGTTGCCATTCCTGTAACACAATCGGCAACAGCGTCACCGACAGCATACATAACAATACCACCGACACGTTTGCCAAATAGACGATCAGCATCATCTTCACCTAATTCATCAATTTCAGTGCCACCAATATCACCGGTGTCAGCAGTCGCTTCATTGTCTGTATTTCCAACTACTCCACCACTTGCGTCGTTATCACAATCAGCATCAAATGCAGCACCATCGGCAGTATCAGTAACGCTACCAACATCGACACAAACAATTTCTTCGTACAATTTAGTAGAAAAATCTACATTAGTGTCACTATCAGTACGATTGTCTCGAACAA CTTTAATGTCAGAAGCTCTATTAGTATCGCTATCACTAGAGAAAATAGCAACCGTGTCAGTGTCAAAATCGATGTCCGTGTTACCACCGGTATCATTGTTGACTAACTGGTCAGCGTTAGTGTCACTGACACCATCAGCTCCTATTCCTGCTACACACTTAGCGTCAGCTTTACCATTAACATCTAATACATTGATACCCACAATATCTGCTGAAGAGGCACGATCAACATCACCTAATACATCAACGGCAGTTTCACCGGGAGCCCCTTATATATCTGTGTCTCCAACTCTTCCATCACTTGTGTCAGAATCACAATCAGCATCTCTGTCGGCATCAGTGTCGCTACAAAAATCCTCGTCAGTATCACTATTAGTAACGAATTCTGCAACAAAATTGGTAGTAAAATCAGCATCAGTGTCAGCGTCAACAGCATCCTTGTCAGTGTCACTATTAGCATCATTGTCACGAACACGTTCAGAAACATTGTCATTGTCAGAGTCAACATCAATGTCGGAGTCGACACCAAGACCGCTGTCTGTATTACCATCGGCAAAATTGTCTAACACGACATCCGTGCCAGTGTCTCTTTCAGTGTCAAGGTCAAAACAGCAACTGCGTTTTTCTTTGTCAGTGTTACTACCGAGTGCAGAATTATCAGCGACGACTTTATCAGTATCACCACTGGCATCAGTGTCAATATTTCTTCCTGCCCCAGAATCAGCAATACCATCGGTACCAGTGTTACGATCATCATTAGTGTCATTATCACCAACAAAATCCTTGTCAGAATATTCGGCATCAGTACCAATGACTAGCCCATCATCTCTGACAGTATTATCATTGGCATCATTGTCTGCATTACAATCACTGACAGTGTCACCGTCAAGTTTATTGTCACAGACAAAATCTATGTCAGCGTCGCGATCATCAGTAATACAAACAACACCCCTGTCACTGTCTGCATCAGGCTCGAAGCAAGCAATGCCTTCAATGTCATTGTCAAACACAACATCCACGTCAGTTTCACATTCATTATCAGTGTCTCTGTCGCTCACATTTCTAATAGTTTTATCGTCAGCCCTGAAGCCAGCAAATCTACCTTCTGTTTCAGAGTCAAAACCAGAATCCCTGTCAGTGTCATCATCTGCATCAGACTCCTCATTAAAATCAATACTAGTTTTACCTTCGGCGCTACTGTCAAAGACACCATCTGTGTCGGTGTCAAAACTATCATCAATACCATTGGTATCAACGGCATCCATGTTAGCGTCACCATCAGCACCATTGTCACGAGCACATTCCGGACTGTCGTCAATGTCATCCTCAAAATCTATGTCAGAGCAACTCTCAGGGTCAGTGCATGTATCACTTGCGGCAACATCATTGCTGAAAACATATTTGCCGGGGTCGCTTGTAGCGTCAAAGTCAGTAACATTACCTATCGTGAATTCAGCATCAGTTTCAGTATCGCCAACAGCATCAAGGTTTTTTCCTCTATCATCATCAATGTCCACGCTACTACCGGTAACAGTAACACCACCGACAtcctcttcaatttttcttttagcacCATCTTCAGCAGCACGATCAGTTTCAGTTTTACCAACACCATCCTTCTCAGGTACACAATCATCATTCTATCTAACAGCCTCATCATCAGTAACATTATTAACGACTCAGTCAATATCATCAGCAGCACCAGTGTCGTTAGCAGCTTCGTTTTCAGTGTCACTATCAAGATCTACATCAATAGCTGCTTCAAAATTATCGTTTCTGTCACCTACAACATCTATTTCAATAACGATATCAGCATCGAGGTTAGCTGCACCTTCAGCTTCAATGACAATGTACTCTTCGTCGCCAGtgtcaaaacaacaactgaaatCCAATCCAGTGTCGACATCAGTGACAATGCCTCCATCAAAAGCAGCTTATCCAACGTCATCCACCTCTGTGCTGCAATCAGTATTCGAGCCTGTATCGCCATCCTCGTTATTTATAGCATCAAAATCGACGTTACCATTATCCATGGCATCATTAGAATTAACGTCAATGACACACTCCATTTCAGTGTCATCTATATTGGTACCAATTCCGTCATCATTTACGTCGGGATCCCCTCCCGAATTATTCCCAGCAACATCTTCGTTAATAACTGTCCCAGCATCAACGTCAGAAGTGTCTATATCAGCCTGGGCGTCGTTAGCATCATCAACAACGGTTACAATATCATCATTGGACTCATCCGCAGCAATATCTGTATCATTGACGCCTTCATCAGTATCAGAGTCACTCTCTCTCTCAGTGCCATCTCCGCAGCCTTTAAAAGTGTCAACTTTTGTGTTAACATCAGTACCATTTTCTCCGTCAAAATCTGTGCCGGGATCAACATCATCACACGCGTCAGCTGCCACTGATGGACTAGAGTCATCGTTATACGAACTTATAACATCGTCAGTACAACCGTCAAAATCGTCGTCTTGGGAATATGTCACACCAGATATGAAAAGCCATGGGGGTCGCCCAAGTATGAACAGAATTACAGCAACAAAACATACCGTAGTACCAAAGAACTCGAAAACTACAACCCAAATACCCACGACAACAATACCGGCCAAGG GAGATACTAAGAGCTTAAATGGTTCAAACAGCTTAGTACCTGGCGTGGCGGTGGGAAGTTTCGTTGCAGGCGCAGTCGTAACCTTATTGATATGCCTCCTGGTGGTGTTTGTAAAGCgtgcaaagaagagaaaatCTCAAGTCTCTGACTTACCATTAACAGTACGTGAGCAACCTTCAGGTGAATCGCAGGtagaaaatcaggaaaattttTCCAATGGGAGACGGCCAAAGGACAAGGGCCCTTTGCGAGACGGAATAACGAATATCTGTTTACCGCTGACCTGCGTGTAG